Proteins encoded together in one Verrucomicrobiota bacterium window:
- a CDS encoding Fur family transcriptional regulator, with protein MAAPSDIHDRIEEFLQRKGLRRTPQRKVIIDAAFQSNEHFTAEELWTRARKIDPATSRATLYRTLNLLVESGVLREIELGRDEKTYDPNFHNSPDHGHLICIDCGKVLEFEDNHIQLLQECITRRLGFQPAKSALRIEACCDQLRDKGLCENLIDARLNKKA; from the coding sequence GTGGCAGCCCCCTCCGACATTCACGACCGCATTGAAGAGTTCCTCCAACGCAAGGGACTCCGCCGCACGCCCCAGCGAAAAGTCATCATCGACGCCGCCTTCCAATCGAACGAACACTTCACCGCGGAAGAACTCTGGACGCGGGCTCGCAAAATCGACCCCGCCACCAGCCGAGCGACCCTCTACCGCACCCTCAATCTCTTGGTGGAAAGCGGCGTTCTCCGGGAAATCGAACTCGGACGCGACGAAAAAACCTACGACCCCAACTTCCACAACAGCCCGGACCACGGCCACCTGATCTGCATCGACTGCGGCAAAGTCCTCGAATTCGAGGACAACCACATTCAACTCTTGCAGGAATGCATCACCCGCCGCCTGGGCTTCCAGCCCGCCAAAAGTGCCCTGCGAATCGAAGCCTGTTGCGATCAACTGCGCGACAAAGGCTTGTGCGAAAATCTCATCGACGCGCGGCTAAACAAAAAAGCTTGA
- the argH gene encoding argininosuccinate lyase, translating to MWKGRFAQPTADLVQQLGESVSFDWRLYQHDIAGSLAHARAQWQAGLLREEEFSQIEQGLHDIEAEIQSGQFQFDPSLEDIHMNIEAELTRRIGPVGAKLHTARSRNDQVATDTRLYCRAEIDVLAAGLRDLQQSLLDQAQAHAATVLPAYTHLQRGQPVTVGHHLLAYVEMLDRDFDRLQDCRSRLNISPLGSGALAGSTINLDRQAMAAELGFRDVTHNSMDAVADRDYIAELLFAISLCGVHLSRLSEDLILWCSAEFGFATFSDAHTTGSSLMPQKKNPDVSELTRGKTGRLVGNLVTLLTTLKGLPLTYNRDLQEDKEPLFDSIDTLKLSLAVNAEMIAGMEIQIERCQAAASDPLLLATDLADWLVLEGIPFRRAHELVGQAVAESVASGTPLDQLDLSQIDPAFTSQAHEVFSLERALAARRNPGSPSPDNVRAEIEKRKNPAPTPPPLSEDAR from the coding sequence ATGTGGAAAGGACGTTTCGCCCAGCCAACCGCCGACCTCGTGCAACAGCTTGGCGAATCGGTCAGCTTTGATTGGCGACTTTATCAGCACGACATCGCCGGCTCCCTCGCCCACGCTCGGGCCCAGTGGCAGGCTGGGCTTTTGCGCGAGGAGGAATTCTCGCAAATAGAGCAAGGTCTTCACGACATCGAAGCCGAAATCCAGTCTGGCCAATTCCAGTTCGACCCCTCGCTCGAGGACATCCACATGAACATCGAGGCCGAGCTCACCCGCCGCATCGGCCCAGTCGGCGCCAAGCTCCACACCGCTCGTTCTCGCAATGACCAAGTCGCCACCGACACCCGGCTCTACTGCCGGGCCGAAATCGACGTCTTGGCGGCGGGCCTTCGCGATCTCCAACAGTCCCTCTTGGACCAAGCCCAAGCCCACGCCGCGACCGTCCTGCCAGCCTACACCCACCTCCAACGCGGCCAACCCGTCACCGTGGGCCACCACCTTCTGGCTTACGTCGAAATGCTCGACCGGGATTTCGACCGCCTGCAAGACTGCCGCAGCCGCCTGAATATCTCCCCCCTCGGCTCAGGGGCCTTGGCCGGGTCCACCATCAATCTTGATCGGCAAGCCATGGCCGCCGAACTTGGCTTCCGCGATGTCACCCACAACTCCATGGACGCGGTGGCCGACCGGGACTACATCGCCGAACTGCTCTTCGCCATCAGCCTCTGCGGCGTCCACCTCTCCCGGCTCTCGGAAGACCTCATCCTGTGGTGCTCGGCCGAATTTGGATTCGCCACCTTCTCGGACGCCCACACCACCGGCTCCTCCCTCATGCCCCAAAAGAAGAATCCCGACGTCTCCGAACTCACTCGCGGAAAAACCGGTCGCCTGGTCGGCAATCTCGTCACCTTGCTGACCACCTTGAAAGGGCTGCCCCTGACCTACAATCGCGACCTCCAAGAAGACAAAGAACCCCTCTTCGACTCCATCGACACGCTCAAGCTCAGCCTGGCCGTCAATGCTGAAATGATCGCCGGCATGGAGATCCAGATCGAGCGCTGCCAGGCCGCCGCCAGCGATCCACTTCTACTGGCGACCGACCTCGCCGATTGGCTCGTGCTCGAAGGCATCCCCTTCCGCCGCGCTCACGAACTGGTTGGCCAAGCGGTGGCGGAATCCGTCGCCAGCGGCACCCCCCTGGACCAACTCGACCTCAGCCAAATCGACCCCGCCTTCACCAGCCAGGCTCACGAAGTCTTCTCACTGGAAAGGGCCCTCGCCGCCCGCCGCAACCCTGG